The following proteins are co-located in the Spinactinospora alkalitolerans genome:
- a CDS encoding IclR family transcriptional regulator, giving the protein MATSQTAVGSTGADDIAAEPENRGRPGGVQSLDRAFALLEIMADAGGEISLSQLASSSGLPLPTIHRIIRTLLGNGYVRQLPSRRYALGPRLIGLGESASRMLGTWARPHLAQLVDDLGETANLAMLDGDKVVYVAQVPSPHAMRMFTEVGRRVLPHSAGVGKALLAQLPENEALATVRRTGMPAATDRTLTTPDSFAAELARIREQGYAIDDGEQEIGVRCLAVPVLGGPAMMAVSISGPESRMSWEFVEQAAPIVQRTAVSLAGDLNHQN; this is encoded by the coding sequence TTGGCAACGTCACAGACAGCGGTCGGAAGCACCGGCGCTGACGACATCGCCGCGGAACCGGAGAACCGAGGACGGCCCGGCGGCGTGCAGTCCCTCGACCGGGCGTTCGCCCTGCTCGAGATCATGGCCGACGCCGGAGGGGAGATCTCGCTGAGCCAGCTCGCGAGCTCCTCCGGCCTGCCCCTGCCCACCATCCACCGGATCATCCGCACACTGCTGGGCAACGGCTACGTCCGCCAGCTCCCCTCCCGCCGCTACGCCCTGGGCCCCCGGCTGATCGGGCTGGGCGAGAGCGCGTCGCGGATGCTCGGCACGTGGGCGCGCCCGCACCTGGCCCAGCTCGTGGACGACCTCGGCGAGACCGCGAACCTCGCCATGCTCGACGGCGACAAGGTGGTCTACGTCGCCCAGGTCCCCTCACCGCACGCCATGCGGATGTTCACCGAGGTCGGCCGGCGGGTGCTGCCGCACTCCGCCGGCGTGGGCAAGGCGCTGCTGGCCCAGCTGCCCGAGAACGAGGCCCTGGCGACCGTGCGCCGCACCGGCATGCCGGCCGCCACCGACCGCACGCTCACCACCCCGGACTCCTTCGCCGCGGAACTGGCGCGCATCCGCGAGCAGGGCTACGCCATCGACGACGGCGAGCAGGAGATCGGCGTGCGCTGCCTGGCCGTTCCGGTGCTCGGCGGCCCCGCCATGATGGCGGTGTCCATCTCGGGCCCCGAGTCGCGGATGAGCTGGGAGTTCGTGGAACAGGCCGCACCGATCGTGCAGCGCACGGCGGTCAGTCTGGCCGGCGACCTCAACCACCAGAACTAG